In a genomic window of Mycolicibacterium neoaurum VKM Ac-1815D:
- a CDS encoding copper transporter, which translates to MISLRSHAISLAAVFLALAVGVVLGSGLFADTVLSGLRNDKADLRTEIETLTDEKNELNEKLSAAGEFDALMAPRMLRDTLRGTSVVMFRTPDAADDDVDAVTRMVTQGGGTATGTISLTPQFVDANSSEKLLSVVNSPIVPVGRQLATTSVDQGSQAGDLLGIALLSGKDPAVPDDQRDVVLQTLRDTGFITYEGQIGAADTAVIITGGSLGDDAGNRGATVARFAGALAPHGGGTVLAGRDGSATGTAAVAVTRSDAALSNAVTTVDDIGAESGRITTALALSDLLRGSQPGRYGIGQGATSVTVPQ; encoded by the coding sequence GTGATTTCTCTTCGCTCACATGCCATTTCGCTGGCCGCCGTTTTCCTGGCGCTGGCTGTGGGCGTGGTCCTGGGATCGGGCCTTTTTGCCGATACCGTGCTGTCGGGACTGCGCAACGACAAGGCCGATCTGCGGACCGAAATTGAGACGCTCACCGACGAGAAGAATGAGCTCAACGAAAAGCTGAGCGCAGCCGGTGAATTCGATGCGCTGATGGCTCCGCGGATGCTGCGCGATACCTTGCGCGGCACCTCGGTGGTGATGTTCCGAACCCCCGATGCCGCGGACGACGATGTCGACGCGGTCACTCGGATGGTCACCCAGGGCGGTGGGACTGCCACCGGAACCATTTCCCTGACACCGCAATTCGTGGACGCCAACTCCTCGGAGAAGCTGCTGTCCGTGGTCAACTCGCCGATCGTTCCCGTCGGTCGGCAGCTCGCCACCACCTCGGTCGACCAAGGTTCGCAGGCCGGTGACCTGTTGGGCATCGCCCTGTTGTCCGGCAAGGATCCGGCCGTGCCCGATGATCAGCGCGATGTCGTCCTGCAGACCCTGCGCGACACCGGATTCATCACCTATGAAGGGCAGATCGGTGCCGCCGACACCGCGGTGATCATCACCGGCGGCTCACTCGGCGACGACGCGGGCAACCGGGGCGCCACGGTCGCGCGGTTCGCCGGGGCGCTGGCACCGCACGGTGGTGGGACGGTGCTGGCCGGCCGCGACGGTTCGGCGACCGGGACCGCGGCGGTGGCGGTTACCCGATCGGATGCGGCGCTGTCCAACGCGGTGACCACCGTCGACGATATCGGTGCCGAATCCGGGCGGATCACCACCGCGCTGGCCCTCAGTGATCTGTTGCGCGGGAGCCAGCCCGGCCGGTATGGCATCGGCCAGGGTGCGACGTCGGTCACGGTGCCGCAGTAA
- a CDS encoding CTP synthase, whose product MPGHAKPLRKHPQTATKHLFVSGGVASSLGKGLTASSLGQLLTARGLQVTMQKLDPYLNVDPGTMNPFQHGEVFVTEDGAETDLDVGHYERFLDRDLSGSANVTTGQVYSTVIAKERRGEYLGDTVQVIPHITDEIKRRILEMAEPDAQGNRPDIVITEIGGTVGDIESLPFLEAARQVRHEVGRDNCFFLHVSLVPYLAPSGELKTKPTQHSVAALRSIGISPDALILRCDRDVPEGLKNKIALMCDVDIDGVISTPDAPSIYDIPKVLHREELDAYVVRKLNLPFRDVDWTQWNDLLQRVHEPRETVRIALVGKYIDLSDAYLSVAEALRAGGFKHYAKVQIDWIASDDCELDAGAIAALDGVHGVLIPGGFGIRGIDGKIGAIRYARKRGVPVLGLCLGLQCIVIEAARSVGLTEASSAEFDPDTPDPVIATMADQLDAVAGDADLGGTMRLGAYPAVLQPDSIVAAAYGATEVSERHRHRYEVNNTYRDRIAESGLKFSGTSPDGHLVEFVEYGADVHPFLVGTQAHPELKSRPTRPHPLFAAFIGAALDYKAAERLPLEDVERSSHGVEHGEDADQPSPEPAQRG is encoded by the coding sequence TTGCCCGGCCATGCCAAACCGTTACGGAAGCACCCGCAGACTGCGACCAAACACCTCTTCGTCAGCGGTGGTGTCGCGTCGTCGCTGGGTAAGGGCCTCACGGCCAGTAGCCTCGGCCAGCTGCTCACCGCACGCGGTCTGCAGGTGACCATGCAGAAGCTCGATCCCTACCTCAACGTCGATCCGGGCACCATGAACCCGTTCCAGCACGGTGAGGTGTTCGTCACCGAGGACGGCGCCGAGACCGACCTGGACGTCGGGCATTACGAGCGTTTCCTCGACCGGGATCTGTCCGGTTCGGCCAACGTGACGACCGGACAGGTCTACTCCACGGTCATCGCCAAGGAACGCCGCGGCGAGTACCTCGGCGACACGGTCCAGGTCATCCCGCACATCACCGACGAGATCAAGCGTCGCATCCTGGAAATGGCCGAGCCGGACGCCCAGGGCAACCGGCCCGACATCGTCATCACCGAGATCGGCGGCACCGTCGGCGATATCGAATCGCTGCCGTTTCTGGAGGCGGCCCGTCAGGTCCGCCACGAGGTCGGTCGCGACAACTGCTTCTTTCTGCACGTCTCGCTGGTGCCCTACCTGGCCCCCTCGGGTGAGCTCAAGACCAAGCCCACCCAGCATTCGGTGGCCGCATTGCGCAGCATCGGTATCAGTCCCGACGCGTTGATCCTGCGCTGCGACCGCGATGTGCCGGAGGGCTTGAAGAACAAGATTGCGCTGATGTGCGATGTCGACATCGACGGCGTCATCTCCACTCCCGACGCCCCGTCGATCTACGACATCCCCAAGGTGCTGCACCGCGAGGAACTCGACGCCTACGTGGTGCGCAAGCTGAACCTGCCCTTCCGCGACGTCGACTGGACGCAGTGGAACGATCTGCTGCAGCGTGTCCACGAGCCTCGTGAGACGGTGCGAATCGCGTTGGTGGGCAAGTACATCGACCTTTCCGATGCCTATCTGTCCGTCGCAGAGGCGCTGCGCGCGGGTGGTTTCAAGCACTACGCCAAGGTGCAGATCGACTGGATCGCCTCCGATGACTGCGAGCTCGACGCCGGCGCGATCGCCGCGCTCGACGGTGTGCACGGTGTGCTGATTCCCGGTGGCTTCGGCATCCGCGGTATCGACGGCAAGATCGGTGCCATCCGGTACGCCCGCAAGCGTGGGGTGCCGGTGCTCGGCCTGTGCCTGGGGTTGCAGTGCATCGTCATCGAGGCCGCCCGCTCGGTCGGCCTGACCGAGGCCAGTTCGGCCGAGTTCGATCCGGACACCCCGGATCCGGTGATCGCCACCATGGCCGATCAGCTCGATGCGGTCGCCGGTGACGCCGACCTCGGCGGCACCATGCGGCTGGGGGCCTACCCGGCGGTGCTACAGCCGGACTCGATCGTGGCGGCGGCCTACGGTGCCACCGAGGTCTCCGAGCGGCACCGGCACCGCTATGAGGTCAACAACACCTACCGGGACCGCATCGCCGAGAGTGGCCTGAAGTTCTCCGGAACCTCACCGGACGGGCACCTTGTCGAGTTCGTCGAGTACGGCGCCGACGTGCATCCGTTCCTGGTCGGCACGCAGGCCCATCCCGAACTCAAGAGCCGGCCGACCCGGCCCCATCCGCTCTTCGCGGCGTTCATCGGCGCGGCCTTGGATTACAAGGCCGCCGAACGACTTCCGTTGGAGGACGTGGAACGCTCAAGCCACGGTGTCGAGCATGGTGAGGACGCGGATCAGCCCTCGCCCGAGCCGGCGCAGCGTGGCTGA
- the steA gene encoding putative cytokinetic ring protein SteA: MKMSALLSRNASSKPGVIGTARVDRDIDRLLRRIGPGDIVVLDAQDLDRITADALVEAEVAGVVNASPSISGRYPNLGPEVLVANGIVLIDEAGPEIFKKIKDGAKIRLNNGGVYSGDRRIGLGAERTDLEIHELMVEAKSGLVAHLEAFAGNTIEFIRSESPLLIDGMGIPDIDVDMDRRHVVVVAEGASAADDLKALKPFIKEYQPVLVGVGAGADLLRKAGYRPALIVGDPSSISTDALRCGAQVVLPADADGHAPGLERIQDLGVGAMTFPAAGSAADLALLLCHHHGASLIVTAGHSATIEEFFDRSRQQSNPSTFLTRLKVGEKLVDAKAVSTLYRSRVSGGAIALLVLAMLLAVIVALWVTQADAAVIDWVVDYWNRFLIWVQGLVS; the protein is encoded by the coding sequence ATGAAGATGTCAGCGTTGCTATCGCGTAATGCCAGCTCAAAGCCGGGCGTCATCGGTACGGCCCGCGTTGATCGCGACATCGACCGATTGCTTCGCCGTATCGGCCCGGGCGACATCGTCGTCCTCGACGCCCAGGACCTCGATCGCATCACCGCCGATGCGCTCGTCGAAGCCGAGGTCGCCGGTGTGGTGAACGCCTCACCGTCGATCTCCGGGCGCTATCCCAATCTGGGTCCCGAGGTGTTGGTCGCCAACGGCATCGTCCTCATCGACGAGGCGGGGCCGGAGATCTTCAAGAAGATCAAGGACGGCGCCAAGATCCGGCTCAACAACGGTGGTGTCTACTCCGGTGACCGCCGCATCGGTCTGGGTGCCGAGCGCACCGATCTGGAGATCCACGAGTTGATGGTGGAGGCCAAGAGCGGTCTGGTCGCCCATCTCGAGGCGTTCGCGGGCAACACCATCGAGTTCATCCGCAGCGAGAGTCCGCTGCTGATCGACGGCATGGGCATCCCCGACATCGACGTCGACATGGACCGGCGCCACGTCGTCGTCGTGGCCGAGGGTGCATCGGCCGCCGATGATCTCAAGGCGCTCAAACCGTTCATCAAGGAGTACCAGCCGGTGCTCGTGGGTGTCGGGGCCGGTGCAGACCTGCTGCGCAAGGCCGGCTACCGCCCGGCGCTCATCGTCGGCGATCCCAGCTCCATCAGCACCGACGCGCTGCGCTGCGGCGCCCAGGTGGTGCTGCCGGCCGACGCCGACGGGCATGCACCCGGCCTGGAGCGCATCCAGGATCTCGGTGTGGGGGCCATGACCTTCCCGGCGGCCGGATCGGCTGCGGATCTGGCGCTGCTGTTGTGCCACCACCACGGCGCCTCGCTGATCGTCACCGCCGGGCACAGTGCGACCATCGAGGAGTTCTTCGATCGTTCACGCCAGCAGAGCAATCCCTCGACGTTCCTGACCCGGCTCAAGGTCGGCGAGAAGCTCGTGGACGCCAAGGCGGTCTCCACTCTGTACCGCAGTCGGGTTTCCGGCGGCGCGATCGCCCTACTGGTGCTGGCGATGCTGCTGGCGGTCATCGTAGCGCTGTGGGTGACCCAGGCCGACGCCGCGGTCATCGACTGGGTTGTCGACTACTGGAACCGTTTCCTGATCTGGGTGCAGGGCCTGGTTTCCTAG